The following coding sequences are from one Cervus canadensis isolate Bull #8, Minnesota chromosome 4, ASM1932006v1, whole genome shotgun sequence window:
- the LOC122440879 gene encoding olfactory receptor 14A16-like yields the protein MTEKLTNITTITEFLLRGFTDDQVLQGLYVPFFFLSYLTALMGNLLIIILTTTDRRLQSPMYFFLKNLSLIDICYISVTVPKSIINSLTKNHSISFLGCASQIFLFIFLAGTEYALLIVMSYDRYVAICHPLYYETIMNRGTCLQMVTASWASGCVYGSIHVAGTFSVRFCGPYIVHQFFCDIPSVLTLACSGEQILEYAFIVTSCTFASVCFLFLIASYIYIFSAVLRIPSAQGRFKTFSTCVPHLTVVILFLFSGIANYLGTNSKSASSLNLFMSALYSILPPSLNPFIYSLRNKDMKAALGKILGGKMLPKT from the coding sequence ATGACTGAGAAATTAACCAACATTACCACTATAACAGAATTTTTGCTCAGGGGATTCACTGATGATCAGGTACTACAAGGACTCTatgttccattcttcttcctgaGTTACCTGACAGCACTGATGGGGAACCTCCTCATTATTATTCTCACCACCACTGACCGGCGTCTCCAGTCgcccatgtatttcttcctaaAGAATTTGTCCTTGATTGATATCTGCTACATCTCTGTCACTGTGCCCAAATCCATCATAAACTCTCTGACCAAAAACCATTCCATATCTTTCCTGGGATGTGCCtcacaaatttttcttttcatttttttggctggCACAGAGTATGCCCTCCTTATAGTGATGTCTTATGACCGCTATGTTGCCATCTGCCATCCTCTGTACTATGAGACAATCATGAATAGAGGCACCtgtctgcagatggtgacagcatcGTGGGCTAGTGGGTGTGTCTATGGATCCATTCATGTTGCAGGTACATTCTCTGTGCGTTTCTGTGGGCCCTATATAgtgcatcagttcttctgtgacATTCCTTCAGTGCTCACACTTGCTTGTTCAGGAGAGCAAATTCTAGAATATGCATTTATTGTCACTAGCTGTACTTTTGCTTCTGTATGCTTTCTTTTCCTGATTGCCtcttatatttacattttctcaGCTGTCCTAAGGATTCCATCTGCACAAGGCAGGTTCAAAACTTTCTCTACTTGTGTACCCCATCTCACTGTAGTgatattgtttctcttttctggtATTGCCAATTATTTAGGGACTAATTCTAAGTCTGCATCATCACTGAATCTCTTCATGTCTGCATTATACTCTATATTACCTCCCAGCCTGAACCCTTTCATCTATAGTCTGAGGAACAAGGACATGAAGGCAGCCCTAGGCAAAATACTAGGTGGTAAAATGTTGCCAAAGACATGA